In Trichocoleus desertorum NBK24, the following are encoded in one genomic region:
- a CDS encoding proteasome-type protease, which produces MTYCLGILTKFGLVMAADSRTNAGVDYISTYQKLFDLSQPGERILLLCTSGNLSVTQGALTLLRQDLQSGAEVNLHNLPNFYEIARYIGEKLRQIQEQDRSWLQQDGIDATCTVILGGQIKGHEPELYMIYSQGNCIHATKDTPFLQIGETKYGKPILDRTLTFDTPLESAAKCALLSIDSTMKSNISVGPPISLIMYETNTFKIKHELRLRIGAPYLAQIRRHWEACLRDAFNCMPEIEWEHALQDSNEDIPID; this is translated from the coding sequence ATGACTTACTGTCTGGGAATCCTGACTAAATTTGGTTTGGTCATGGCTGCGGACTCGCGCACCAATGCTGGCGTTGACTATATCTCTACTTACCAAAAGCTGTTTGACTTGTCTCAGCCGGGAGAGCGGATTCTGTTGCTCTGTACCTCCGGGAATCTCTCGGTGACGCAAGGCGCTTTAACCCTGCTGCGGCAAGACCTCCAGTCTGGGGCGGAAGTGAATCTGCATAACTTGCCCAACTTCTATGAGATTGCCCGTTACATTGGCGAAAAACTGCGTCAAATTCAGGAGCAAGACCGCTCTTGGTTGCAGCAAGATGGCATTGATGCTACCTGTACTGTGATTCTTGGTGGCCAAATTAAAGGGCACGAACCAGAGCTGTATATGATTTACAGCCAGGGCAACTGCATCCATGCCACTAAAGACACCCCATTCCTGCAAATTGGCGAAACCAAATATGGCAAGCCGATTCTCGATCGCACCCTGACCTTTGACACGCCTCTAGAATCAGCGGCTAAATGTGCCTTGTTGTCGATTGATTCCACCATGAAATCTAACATCTCGGTGGGGCCGCCGATTAGTTTGATCATGTACGAAACCAACACATTCAAGATTAAGCATGAACTGCGGCTCCGGATTGGCGCACCTTACTTGGCTCAAATTCGCAGACATTGGGAAGCCTGCCTGCGCGATGCTTTTAACTGCATGCCAGAGATTGAGTGGGAGCACGCTCTGCAAGACTCAAACGAAGACATTCCTATTGATTAG
- a CDS encoding RNA polymerase sigma factor, RpoD/SigA family — MYPPNSLSNTDTQLDFDMRFSEFDPSNTLQIGTEPDFVSVTTFEESHLAEGEAEPNAAELATPDALDLGDTNLLELDDPDATVQIATRLSGYNKTVSDDAVGAFFKEMARYPLLKANEEIELARRVQYLVEIDELHERLKGELGRNPTKADLAAALELTERQLEHRLYQSRVAKRKMIRSNLRLVVSIAKRYLNRGVPFLDLIQEGALGLNRATEKFDPDKGYKFSTYAYWWIRQGITRTIANDARTIRLPVHVVEKLNKLKKVHRDLKRELGRNPSEEEVAEALEVSPRQLRELQQVRRRSLSLNHRVGKGEDTELMDLLEDGNTQSPEAQISEVMMSQDIWEVLADVLTQREKDIISLRYGLATGEPCTLEEVGGLFNLSRERVRQIQSKAMRKLRRPQVAARLKGWLK, encoded by the coding sequence ATGTATCCACCCAATAGCCTCTCTAACACAGACACCCAGTTAGATTTTGATATGCGCTTTTCTGAGTTTGACCCTAGCAATACCTTACAAATCGGAACAGAACCTGACTTCGTAAGTGTTACAACTTTTGAGGAGTCTCACCTAGCGGAAGGCGAAGCAGAGCCAAATGCTGCCGAACTAGCCACCCCTGATGCACTGGACTTGGGAGACACTAACCTCTTAGAGTTAGACGACCCAGACGCCACAGTCCAAATCGCTACTAGACTTTCGGGTTATAACAAAACTGTTTCGGATGATGCGGTCGGTGCCTTCTTCAAGGAGATGGCGCGCTACCCCCTACTCAAGGCAAACGAAGAAATTGAGTTGGCGCGTCGAGTGCAGTATCTAGTCGAAATTGATGAACTGCATGAGCGTTTGAAAGGCGAATTAGGTCGGAATCCAACCAAAGCGGACTTAGCAGCAGCTCTTGAATTAACCGAGCGACAGCTAGAACACCGTCTTTATCAGAGTCGAGTCGCCAAACGCAAGATGATCCGCTCCAACTTGCGCCTAGTGGTTTCGATCGCCAAACGATACTTGAACCGGGGCGTGCCTTTCCTGGATTTGATTCAAGAAGGGGCTTTGGGTCTTAACCGCGCCACTGAGAAGTTTGATCCCGACAAAGGCTACAAGTTTTCTACTTACGCTTACTGGTGGATTCGCCAGGGGATTACTCGGACGATTGCCAATGATGCCCGGACGATTCGTCTGCCGGTGCATGTGGTGGAAAAGCTGAATAAGCTGAAAAAAGTCCACCGCGATCTAAAGCGAGAACTAGGTCGTAACCCTAGCGAGGAAGAAGTAGCAGAAGCTCTGGAAGTTTCGCCTAGACAGTTACGTGAACTGCAACAGGTGCGTCGGCGATCGCTCTCCCTCAACCACCGCGTCGGTAAAGGGGAAGACACTGAGCTGATGGATTTGCTGGAAGATGGCAACACCCAATCACCAGAAGCTCAAATCAGCGAAGTGATGATGAGCCAAGATATCTGGGAAGTGTTGGCTGATGTGCTGACCCAGCGAGAGAAGGATATTATCTCTCTACGCTACGGCTTGGCGACTGGAGAACCTTGCACCTTGGAAGAAGTGGGCGGGTTGTTTAACCTCTCGCGGGAACGGGTGCGCCAGATTCAAAGTAAAGCCATGCGAAAACTGCGCCGTCCCCAAGTAGCGGCTCGGTTGAAAGGCTGGTTGAAATAA
- the priA gene encoding primosomal protein N', whose product MSDSGLGLATPVLAESGISYSCGPTTQSWVEVLVDCPGAQGLFTYALPPGLTVQPGDVLTVPFGAQQVGAIAIHLLAQLPPDLPLTQVREIEEVVSTGFFPATYWTLLNQVAEYYCTSLMAVIRVALPPGLLGRSQRRVRLIELKGLDPIDLSELSPVAQQVLSRLQAQKQGSYTWQYLQQKIPGAARGLRELLKQGLVESYLEPPSAVQPKLRQAVTLVATTQLEASLSPRQQEIIQTLRREGGDLWLSDLLQLCRTSSGTVQTLAKKGCIVIQPREILRAEAGVAIAPDQPKELTPDQAQALAAITSLSGFAQVLLHGVTGSGKTEVYLQAIAPVLQRGQSALVLVPEIGLTPQLTDRFRARFGSKVCVYHSALSEGERYDTWRQMLSGSPQVVIGTRSAVFAPLPQLGLIILDEEHDSSFKQDQPAPCYHARTVAQWRAELVDCPLILGSATPAIETWVSAKASLEANSSGSHYLALPSRVRSRPLPPIEVVDMRQEFQQGNRTIFSRALQVALERLQERGQQGILFIHRRGHSTFVSCRSCGYVVDCPNCDVSLSYHHTHAEATQLLRCHYCNHTTLHPPQCPECGSPYLKFFGSGTQRVTQELAKHLPDLRCLRFDSDTTRTKGSHRALLTQFAQGDADLLVGTQMLTKGIDLPQVTLVGVIAADGLLHLPDFRASERAFQTLTQVAGRAGRGDEPGQVIIQTYSPEHFVVEAVQRHEYEPFVAAELLQRQTLRFPPHNRLVLLKFSSPDPLAVQKTAKRIAAVLVPQQAESGYELLGPAPASILRVARRYRWQVLLKLPLDQAVELPDWNELRSLCPPNVSMTVDVDPLNLL is encoded by the coding sequence ATGTCTGATTCCGGTCTTGGTCTTGCGACTCCAGTATTGGCTGAGTCTGGAATTAGCTACTCTTGTGGCCCTACTACACAGTCTTGGGTGGAGGTTTTAGTAGATTGCCCTGGAGCCCAAGGGCTGTTTACCTATGCTTTGCCGCCTGGGTTAACGGTACAGCCAGGGGATGTCTTGACGGTGCCATTCGGGGCGCAGCAGGTGGGAGCGATCGCAATTCACCTTTTAGCTCAGCTTCCCCCAGACTTACCTCTGACGCAGGTTAGAGAGATAGAAGAGGTCGTCAGCACTGGGTTCTTTCCCGCTACCTATTGGACCTTGCTCAATCAAGTGGCTGAATACTACTGCACCTCCCTGATGGCGGTGATTCGGGTAGCACTTCCCCCCGGTTTGTTGGGGCGATCGCAACGACGAGTGCGCCTGATCGAGCTGAAAGGTTTAGATCCAATTGATCTCAGTGAATTAAGCCCAGTTGCCCAACAAGTTTTAAGCAGGCTCCAAGCCCAAAAACAAGGTAGTTACACTTGGCAGTACTTACAACAAAAGATTCCGGGGGCCGCTCGCGGACTTAGAGAACTGCTGAAACAAGGTTTGGTAGAGAGCTACTTGGAACCTCCCAGTGCAGTGCAGCCCAAGCTACGCCAAGCCGTGACTTTAGTCGCTACGACCCAACTAGAAGCAAGCCTGAGCCCACGCCAACAAGAAATCATTCAAACCCTCCGGAGAGAAGGGGGAGATCTGTGGCTCAGCGATCTGCTCCAACTTTGTCGGACTAGTTCGGGTACGGTGCAAACCCTAGCCAAAAAAGGTTGCATTGTCATTCAGCCGCGTGAAATTTTGCGGGCCGAAGCAGGGGTCGCGATCGCGCCTGACCAACCCAAAGAACTCACGCCCGATCAAGCTCAAGCCCTGGCGGCTATCACTTCACTCTCTGGCTTTGCTCAGGTTTTGTTGCATGGGGTGACGGGTTCTGGCAAGACAGAGGTATATTTACAGGCGATCGCACCCGTCCTACAACGCGGTCAGTCAGCGCTGGTGCTGGTGCCAGAAATTGGCTTAACCCCACAATTGACTGATCGCTTTCGCGCTAGGTTTGGCAGCAAGGTTTGTGTGTATCACAGTGCCCTCTCAGAGGGAGAGCGGTACGACACTTGGCGGCAAATGCTCAGCGGTAGCCCACAAGTCGTGATTGGGACGCGATCGGCGGTATTTGCGCCGTTGCCTCAGCTTGGCCTGATTATTTTGGATGAGGAGCACGACTCCAGTTTTAAGCAAGACCAACCTGCACCCTGCTACCATGCCCGCACGGTGGCGCAATGGCGAGCGGAGTTAGTCGATTGTCCTTTGATTCTCGGTTCTGCCACACCCGCGATCGAAACCTGGGTTAGTGCCAAGGCCAGCCTAGAGGCTAACTCCTCTGGATCGCATTATCTGGCTTTACCTAGTCGAGTGCGATCGCGGCCTTTGCCACCCATCGAAGTGGTGGATATGCGGCAGGAATTTCAGCAGGGGAACCGCACTATCTTCAGTCGGGCTTTGCAGGTGGCTCTAGAACGGCTGCAAGAACGAGGCCAGCAGGGCATTCTGTTTATTCATCGCCGGGGACACAGCACTTTTGTTTCCTGTCGTAGTTGCGGCTACGTGGTAGATTGCCCCAACTGTGATGTTTCCTTGTCCTACCATCACACTCATGCTGAGGCAACTCAGTTACTGCGTTGTCATTACTGCAACCACACGACTCTGCATCCGCCCCAATGCCCAGAGTGTGGCTCCCCTTACCTAAAGTTCTTTGGCAGTGGCACCCAACGAGTCACCCAGGAACTAGCGAAGCATCTGCCCGATTTGCGCTGCCTCCGGTTTGATAGCGATACCACCCGCACCAAAGGATCGCACCGAGCTTTATTAACGCAGTTTGCTCAAGGCGACGCAGATTTGTTGGTGGGTACGCAGATGCTCACCAAGGGAATTGATCTGCCGCAAGTGACGCTGGTTGGGGTGATCGCAGCCGATGGGTTGCTTCATCTGCCAGATTTCCGCGCTAGTGAGCGGGCCTTTCAAACGCTGACTCAAGTCGCAGGCCGAGCGGGGCGGGGGGATGAACCGGGACAAGTGATTATTCAAACTTACTCGCCGGAACATTTTGTGGTGGAAGCGGTGCAACGGCACGAGTATGAGCCGTTTGTAGCCGCTGAGTTACTGCAACGCCAAACCCTGCGGTTCCCACCCCACAATCGCCTCGTGCTGCTGAAGTTTAGTAGTCCTGATCCGTTAGCAGTGCAGAAAACTGCTAAACGCATTGCCGCTGTGCTGGTGCCTCAACAAGCGGAGTCAGGCTACGAATTGTTGGGTCCCGCTCCCGCCAGTATCTTGCGAGTCGCGCGGCGGTATCGTTGGCAAGTTCTTCTCAAGTTACCGCTGGATCAAGCGGTGGAACTGCCCGACTGGAATGAGCTGCGATCGCTCTGCCCACCCAACGTCAGCATGACCGTCGATGTCGATCCATTAAACTTGCTTTAG
- a CDS encoding GNAT family N-acetyltransferase, producing MTLSASSCVVRPAIAADVPTIFALIQALAEYEKLSHEVVGSPEALESHLFGDRPYAEAIVAEVTGQGVGFALFFYNYSTFLTQPGLYLEDLFVLPEYRGQGIGKALLTYLAQLAVTRNCGRLEWSVLDWNAPAIAFYERMRADVLPDWRTCRVTGQSLANLAAIAPATTQPS from the coding sequence ATGACCCTGTCTGCTTCTTCCTGTGTGGTGCGTCCTGCGATCGCCGCTGATGTCCCCACGATTTTTGCCTTGATTCAAGCCTTGGCGGAGTACGAAAAGTTGTCGCATGAGGTGGTGGGTAGCCCAGAAGCGCTAGAGTCGCATTTGTTTGGCGACCGCCCTTATGCCGAAGCGATTGTGGCGGAAGTGACAGGTCAAGGTGTGGGGTTCGCGCTGTTTTTTTACAACTATTCTACCTTTCTGACCCAACCAGGACTCTATCTAGAAGACTTGTTTGTGCTGCCAGAGTACCGAGGGCAGGGGATCGGCAAAGCACTGCTAACGTACCTAGCTCAGTTGGCAGTTACTCGAAACTGTGGGCGTTTAGAGTGGAGCGTTTTGGATTGGAATGCTCCGGCGATCGCGTTTTATGAGCGCATGAGAGCCGATGTCTTACCCGATTGGCGCACTTGTCGAGTTACAGGGCAGTCTTTAGCGAATTTGGCCGCGATCGCTCCTGCTACAACTCAACCCAGTTAG
- a CDS encoding glycogen debranching protein yields MKIWVNEQIDPSGILYSCIASCSEDHAKDCHESFESNLTENQKKAGWVATMRTVNSWDEVPASALKLN; encoded by the coding sequence ATGAAAATTTGGGTAAACGAACAAATCGATCCCTCTGGTATCCTCTACTCTTGCATTGCCTCTTGCAGCGAAGATCATGCAAAAGATTGCCACGAATCGTTTGAAAGCAACCTCACTGAAAACCAGAAAAAAGCAGGTTGGGTGGCTACCATGCGAACCGTTAACTCCTGGGACGAAGTGCCTGCTAGCGCTCTGAAGCTGAACTAG